A part of Terriglobales bacterium genomic DNA contains:
- a CDS encoding VIT1/CCC1 transporter family protein: MSIQDDPPTSLGFWPSWAHHIGDLVFGANDGIVTTFAVVSGVTGAALNPAIAIVLGFANLLADGFSMAAGAYLGQRSEQDYRISVEGHIHEGRIHAVGHGAAIFFAFLGAGSVPLLPLLFTREHSFAISCAATAVTLFIVGSLRTVITRGRWLHNGLEMLLVGSTAAAVSYAVGHLLGGMARG, translated from the coding sequence GTGAGCATCCAGGACGATCCGCCAACCTCGCTCGGTTTCTGGCCCTCGTGGGCGCATCACATCGGCGACCTGGTGTTCGGCGCCAACGACGGCATCGTGACCACCTTCGCCGTGGTCAGCGGCGTGACCGGCGCTGCACTGAATCCCGCCATCGCCATCGTGCTGGGTTTTGCCAACCTGCTGGCCGATGGCTTCTCCATGGCGGCCGGGGCTTATCTGGGACAGCGCTCCGAGCAGGACTACCGCATTAGCGTCGAAGGCCACATCCACGAAGGACGCATCCATGCCGTCGGGCATGGCGCCGCCATCTTTTTTGCCTTTTTGGGCGCGGGCAGCGTGCCCCTGCTGCCGTTGTTGTTCACGCGCGAGCACAGCTTCGCCATCTCCTGCGCGGCCACGGCGGTGACGCTGTTCATCGTCGGCAGCCTGCGCACAGTGATCACGCGCGGGCGCTGGCTGCACAACGGCCTGGAGATGCTGCTGGTCGGATCGACGGCTGCGGCTGTTTCCTACGCCGTCGGGCACCTGTTGGGAGGCATGGCAAGAGGATGA
- a CDS encoding universal stress protein — MKVLDAKTRVSLANILVATDFTPPAQTALAYAAAIARRYESKLFVAHVLLPEISPPPPARTSTGQKQERFAEKQMEELLASASLEGIPHQGLMGRGEIWDALGDMVRRHEIDLVVTGTRGKKGVSKVVLGSAAEEIFRMAPCPVLTVGPHASRRPPEEIVFRHILYPTDFGEASAHAAPYAVSLAQENQAGITLLHVAEERHGATLREKLDVRTEAVRRLHALVPPEAELWCEPEFLVRMGDARQWILRVASDCAADLIVMGVKPVAAFSAHLPASTAYTMACEAHCPVLTVRGEA, encoded by the coding sequence ATGAAAGTTCTGGATGCAAAGACGCGGGTCTCGCTGGCCAACATTCTGGTGGCGACGGATTTCACTCCGCCCGCCCAGACGGCGCTGGCCTATGCCGCGGCCATCGCACGCCGCTACGAGTCCAAGCTGTTCGTAGCCCATGTGCTGCTGCCGGAAATCTCTCCCCCGCCGCCGGCGCGCACCTCCACCGGACAGAAGCAGGAAAGGTTTGCCGAGAAACAAATGGAAGAGCTGCTGGCCTCGGCTTCGCTGGAAGGCATTCCCCACCAGGGGCTGATGGGGCGTGGAGAGATCTGGGACGCGCTCGGCGACATGGTCCGGCGCCATGAGATTGACCTGGTGGTCACCGGCACGCGCGGCAAGAAGGGCGTGAGCAAGGTGGTCCTGGGCTCGGCGGCGGAAGAAATCTTCCGCATGGCGCCCTGCCCGGTGCTGACCGTGGGGCCGCATGCCTCGCGTCGGCCGCCGGAAGAGATTGTGTTCCGCCACATCCTGTATCCCACCGACTTCGGCGAGGCTTCGGCGCATGCGGCGCCTTATGCGGTCTCGCTGGCGCAGGAGAACCAGGCCGGCATCACTTTGCTGCACGTGGCCGAGGAGCGGCACGGCGCCACCCTGCGCGAGAAGCTGGACGTCCGCACCGAAGCGGTCCGGCGGTTGCACGCGCTGGTCCCGCCCGAGGCCGAACTGTGGTGCGAGCCTGAATTTCTGGTGCGCATGGGCGATGCGCGGCAATGGATCCTGCGCGTGGCCAGCGACTGCGCGGCCGACCTGATTGTGATGGGTGTGAAGCCGGTGGCGGCGTTCTCCGCGCATCTCCCGGCCAGCACCGCCTACACCATGGCCTGCGAAGCGCACTGCCCGGTGCTGACAGTGCGGGGCGAGGCGTAA
- a CDS encoding response regulator, which yields MEKRILIVDNDETVLCALERLLGTIGYETETAWSGAQALELLRTQPFDLVLLDDQLSDADAVEMLQQLAALYPFPPVVVTQNIPYSQRKAQRFLGLGASAVVAKCDLEEIEEVVKALVPLSAAVPEVAQTDPETPPAAMPGPSW from the coding sequence ATGGAGAAGCGCATCCTGATCGTCGATAACGACGAGACCGTGCTTTGTGCGCTCGAGCGCCTGCTGGGCACCATCGGCTACGAGACCGAAACCGCATGGAGCGGAGCCCAGGCTCTCGAACTTCTGCGCACGCAACCCTTCGATCTGGTCTTGCTCGACGACCAGCTCTCGGACGCGGATGCGGTCGAGATGCTGCAGCAACTCGCGGCGCTCTACCCGTTCCCTCCGGTCGTGGTGACCCAGAACATCCCGTACTCGCAACGCAAAGCGCAGCGCTTCCTGGGCCTGGGCGCTTCGGCGGTGGTGGCCAAGTGCGATCTCGAGGAGATCGAAGAGGTTGTAAAAGCCCTGGTCCCGCTTTCAGCAGCGGTTCCTGAGGTCGCGCAAACAGACCCAGAAACACCGCCCGCGGCCATGCCCGGTCCGAGCTGGTAG
- a CDS encoding Crp/Fnr family transcriptional regulator codes for MLESGYEVVVARAPFGLEIADNCLNCSLRSDTFFCSLPKDALQNFQSIASPAAFPSDAVLFVEGQQPRGIYVICSGKVKLSMGSAEGKVLILRIAEPGEVLGISATVSGRPYDLTAETLEPTQANFVRRDDFLRFLQKHSTACFRAAQQLSDKYDVACREIRSLGLSHSAAEKLALFLLQLAARDVARGGKGVRIRVTLTHEEIAQMIGTSRETVTRLLTELRKKQLIGWKGSILEIRNKHALQALVGS; via the coding sequence GTGCTAGAATCGGGCTACGAGGTGGTCGTGGCGCGCGCCCCGTTCGGCCTGGAAATCGCGGACAACTGCCTGAACTGCTCCCTGCGTTCGGACACCTTTTTCTGCAGCCTGCCCAAGGATGCGCTGCAGAATTTCCAGTCCATCGCTTCGCCTGCCGCCTTTCCGTCGGATGCGGTGCTGTTCGTCGAGGGACAGCAGCCGCGCGGCATCTACGTCATCTGCTCGGGCAAGGTGAAGCTCTCGATGGGCTCGGCGGAAGGCAAGGTGCTCATCCTGCGCATCGCCGAGCCCGGCGAGGTGCTGGGCATCAGCGCCACGGTATCCGGCCGCCCCTACGACCTGACCGCCGAGACGCTGGAGCCGACACAGGCCAACTTCGTGCGCCGCGACGATTTCCTGCGCTTCCTGCAGAAACACTCTACCGCCTGCTTCCGCGCCGCGCAGCAGCTCAGCGACAAGTACGACGTGGCCTGCCGCGAGATCCGCTCGCTCGGCCTGTCGCACTCCGCCGCCGAGAAGCTGGCCCTGTTCCTTTTGCAGTTGGCGGCGCGCGACGTGGCACGCGGCGGCAAAGGCGTGCGCATCCGCGTCACCCTCACCCACGAAGAGATCGCCCAGATGATCGGCACTTCGCGCGAGACCGTGACCCGCCTGCTGACGGAGCTGCGCAAGAAGCAGCTCATCGGCTGGAAGGGATCCATCCTCGAGATCCGCAACAAGCACGCGCTCCAGGCCCTGGTGGGATCCTAG
- a CDS encoding cyclic nucleotide-binding domain-containing protein: protein MGARSKPDSDQPCGTCDLCPEQDFHDAFHGDWKKFESRFGERSYDKGECLFREGRNARGVYVLRAGEAELVVNPPGGKRIVVCKARPGTLLGLSAAIRGTPAELSAEVTRPSRVLYIPRPQFLRFLKQHTAAWLPILQRLSRDVEEAHQRVHAIRESQPRRRRPPAR from the coding sequence ATGGGGGCGCGTTCGAAACCGGATTCCGATCAGCCATGTGGCACCTGTGACCTTTGTCCCGAACAGGACTTCCACGACGCCTTTCATGGCGACTGGAAGAAGTTCGAAAGCCGCTTCGGCGAGCGGTCCTACGATAAAGGCGAGTGTCTGTTCCGCGAGGGGCGGAACGCACGCGGCGTCTACGTGCTGCGAGCCGGTGAGGCGGAACTCGTGGTGAACCCGCCGGGCGGCAAGCGCATCGTGGTGTGCAAGGCGCGGCCGGGAACGCTGCTGGGATTGAGCGCCGCCATCAGGGGGACGCCGGCGGAACTCAGCGCTGAGGTCACCCGTCCCAGCCGCGTCCTCTACATTCCCCGCCCGCAGTTCCTGCGCTTCCTGAAGCAGCATACCGCGGCCTGGCTGCCCATCCTGCAGCGGCTGAGCCGCGACGTGGAAGAAGCGCACCAGCGCGTGCATGCCATTCGCGAGAGCCAGCCGCGCCGCCGCCGGCCGCCGGCGCGTTGA
- the lpdA gene encoding dihydrolipoyl dehydrogenase: MPDSTHLAVIGAGPGGYAAAFLAADLGLEVTLIDAEPNPGGVCLYRGCIPSKALLHVAKVIDEAANASAWGVTYPEPKLDLAKLRGWKDGVVSKLTGNLGILARTRKVKYVQGRAAFADSSTLTITQEGSKGTQTLKFQNAIIATGSRPASVPGLSIDSTRVLDSTSALDLKVIPKTLLVIGGGYIGLELGTVYAALGSKVTVVEMLDGLLPGADRDLVKPLHQRLEKLFAAIKLKTKVASMQEGKDGLRVKFEGGDASEQTFEQVLVSVGRKPNPVPGIENTKVNVDARGFIQVDAQRRTTDPAIFAIGDVAGEPMLAHKASHEGRVAVEAIAGHKVAFEPNAIPAVVFTDPEIAWCGLTETQAEKEGKKVEVVRFPWAASGRAMTLDRSDGVTKLVLDPATQRILGVGIAGPGAGELIAEGVLAVEMAALATDLKLCIHPHPTLSETLMEAAEVFFGQATHLYRPKKKA, translated from the coding sequence TTGCCTGACTCGACCCACCTCGCCGTCATCGGCGCCGGGCCCGGCGGATACGCCGCCGCCTTCCTGGCCGCCGACCTCGGCCTCGAGGTCACGCTCATCGACGCCGAACCCAACCCCGGCGGCGTGTGCCTCTACCGCGGATGCATCCCGTCGAAAGCCCTCCTGCACGTCGCCAAGGTCATCGACGAGGCCGCGAACGCCTCGGCGTGGGGCGTCACCTATCCCGAACCCAAGCTCGATTTGGCCAAGCTCCGCGGCTGGAAGGACGGCGTTGTTTCCAAGCTCACCGGCAACCTTGGCATCCTCGCCCGTACCCGCAAGGTGAAATACGTCCAGGGCCGCGCCGCCTTCGCCGACTCCAGCACGCTCACCATCACCCAAGAAGGAAGCAAGGGCACTCAGACACTCAAGTTCCAGAACGCCATCATCGCCACCGGCTCGCGACCGGCTTCCGTTCCCGGACTTTCCATCGACAGCACGCGCGTGCTCGACTCGACGTCTGCACTTGACCTCAAGGTGATTCCCAAGACCCTGCTGGTCATCGGCGGCGGCTACATCGGCCTTGAACTCGGTACCGTCTACGCCGCGCTGGGCTCCAAGGTCACGGTGGTCGAGATGCTCGACGGCCTTCTGCCCGGCGCCGACCGCGACCTGGTGAAGCCGCTGCATCAGCGCCTGGAAAAGCTGTTCGCTGCCATCAAGCTCAAGACCAAGGTCGCCTCCATGCAGGAAGGGAAAGACGGCCTGCGCGTGAAGTTCGAGGGTGGGGACGCCTCCGAGCAGACCTTCGAGCAGGTTCTGGTTTCGGTCGGCCGCAAGCCCAACCCGGTTCCGGGCATCGAGAACACTAAGGTCAACGTGGACGCGCGCGGCTTCATTCAGGTGGACGCGCAGCGCCGCACCACCGACCCCGCCATTTTCGCCATCGGCGACGTGGCCGGCGAGCCCATGCTGGCGCACAAGGCTTCGCATGAAGGACGCGTCGCCGTCGAGGCCATCGCGGGCCACAAGGTCGCCTTCGAGCCCAACGCCATCCCTGCCGTCGTCTTCACTGACCCCGAGATCGCCTGGTGCGGCCTGACCGAGACTCAGGCCGAGAAGGAAGGGAAAAAGGTCGAGGTCGTTCGCTTCCCCTGGGCGGCCTCCGGACGCGCCATGACGCTCGATCGCTCCGACGGCGTCACCAAGCTCGTTCTCGATCCCGCGACACAGCGCATTCTGGGCGTCGGCATCGCAGGCCCCGGCGCCGGCGAGCTCATCGCCGAGGGCGTGCTGGCCGTCGAGATGGCCGCCCTCGCCACCGACCTCAAGCTCTGCATCCACCCCCACCCTACGCTCTCGGAAACGTTGATGGAGGCCGCCGAAGTCTTCTTCGGCCAGGCCACCCACCTGTACCGTCCGAAAAAGAAAGCCTGA
- a CDS encoding 2-oxo acid dehydrogenase subunit E2, translating to MATEFRIPELGENVTSGDLVKILVAEGDTIAKDQPVLELETDKAIVEVPSSVAGTISKIHVKAGQKVKVGDLVLTVEDGAAAKLEKKEEKKKEAKPTAEKAAEKKTAKEEKKVAAPAPAAAPPPAVAAPIPPPPAVEAPPPAPAEPRVQVAASPAVRRFARELGIDINEVRGSGPGGRITEGDVKAFVKQITTGARVAPAAAALPGIPVEPLPDFSKWGVIDRQPMRAIRRATARHLSYAWATIPHVTQHDKADITSLEQLREKFGKRAEEAGGKLTVTAIAVKIIASALKHYPQFAASIDMAREEVIYKKYCHIGIAVDTERGLLVPVIRDADQKNLIQISAELSQLAEKARTGKLTPAEMEGGVFSITNLGGIGGTSFSPIVNAPEVAILGLSRGRQEPVFLNGMFQPRLMLPLSLSYDHRLIDGADAARFLRWVADAFEQPFLLPLEG from the coding sequence TTGGCCACCGAATTCCGGATTCCTGAGCTGGGTGAGAACGTTACCTCCGGCGACCTGGTCAAAATCCTGGTCGCCGAAGGGGACACCATCGCGAAGGACCAGCCTGTTCTCGAGCTCGAAACCGACAAGGCCATCGTCGAAGTCCCCTCTTCCGTCGCCGGGACCATCTCCAAGATTCACGTCAAGGCCGGCCAGAAGGTGAAAGTTGGAGACCTCGTCCTCACGGTGGAAGACGGCGCCGCCGCCAAACTGGAAAAGAAGGAAGAGAAAAAGAAGGAAGCCAAGCCAACCGCCGAGAAGGCTGCCGAGAAAAAGACCGCCAAAGAGGAGAAAAAAGTTGCGGCGCCAGCTCCCGCGGCTGCGCCGCCTCCGGCCGTGGCCGCTCCCATCCCGCCTCCTCCCGCAGTGGAAGCGCCGCCGCCGGCTCCTGCTGAGCCTCGTGTGCAGGTCGCTGCCTCCCCCGCTGTCCGCCGCTTCGCCCGCGAGTTGGGCATCGACATCAATGAAGTCCGCGGCAGCGGCCCCGGCGGCCGCATCACCGAAGGCGACGTCAAGGCCTTCGTTAAGCAAATCACCACCGGCGCGCGCGTCGCGCCGGCCGCCGCGGCGCTCCCTGGGATTCCCGTCGAGCCGCTCCCAGACTTTTCCAAGTGGGGCGTCATCGACCGGCAGCCCATGCGGGCCATCCGCCGCGCCACGGCGCGCCACTTGAGCTACGCCTGGGCCACCATCCCGCACGTCACCCAGCATGACAAGGCTGACATCACCTCGCTCGAGCAGCTTCGCGAAAAGTTCGGCAAACGCGCCGAGGAAGCCGGCGGCAAGCTCACCGTCACCGCCATCGCGGTCAAGATCATCGCCTCCGCGCTCAAGCATTACCCCCAGTTCGCCGCCTCCATTGACATGGCGCGCGAGGAGGTCATCTACAAGAAGTACTGTCACATCGGCATCGCCGTGGATACCGAGCGCGGCCTGCTGGTGCCGGTCATCCGGGACGCCGACCAGAAGAACCTCATCCAGATCTCGGCCGAACTCTCGCAGCTGGCCGAGAAAGCGCGCACCGGCAAGCTCACGCCGGCGGAGATGGAAGGCGGCGTCTTCAGCATCACCAACCTGGGCGGCATCGGTGGCACTTCGTTCTCGCCCATCGTCAACGCGCCTGAAGTCGCCATCCTCGGCCTCTCCCGCGGACGCCAGGAGCCCGTCTTCCTGAACGGCATGTTCCAGCCGCGACTCATGCTGCCCCTCTCGCTTTCCTACGACCACCGCCTCATCGACGGCGCCGACGCCGCCCGCTTCCTGCGCTGGGTCGCCGACGCCTTCGAGCAGCCCTTCCTGCTCCCGCTCGAAGGATGA
- a CDS encoding bifunctional acetate--CoA ligase family protein/GNAT family N-acetyltransferase has protein sequence MKPVAALTSDPAYDVLRAERQPLDAIFAPRSVAVIGATERAGSVGRSILWNLLSSPFGGTVFPVNPARASVLGIKAYPAIGAVPEKVDLAVVVTPAVTVPGVIGECVAAGVRGAIIISAGFKEIGEKGVELERQVLEQARRGRLRIIGPNCLGLMSPYSGLNATFAHSMARPGKVAFISQSGALCTAILDWSLKEMVGFSAFVSVGSMLDVGWGDLIYYLGDDVRTESIVLYMESIGDARAFLSAAREVALSKPIIVIKAGRTEQAARAAASHTGALTGSDEVLDAAFRRSGVLRVRSIADLFYMAEVLSKQPRPRGPRLAIVSNAGGPAVLATDALIDGGGELAPLAPETVKALNEFLPPHWSRNNPIDILGDADAPRYARALEVVSRDPNTDGMLVVMAPQAMTDPTGVAELLRPLASSTGKPVLASWMGGVEVSGGEAILNRSGIPTFPYPDTAARAFNYMWRYSYNLRGLYETPVLRAESGSAPDRARATEIIAAARRAGRTLLTEFESKQVLAAYGIPTVETRVARSLQEAREQAEALGYPVVVKLHSETITHKTDVGGVRLNLDNGEAVERAWREIESAVRQKTGDGHFLGVTVQPMVRIDGYELILGSSLDPQFGPVLLFGAGGQLVEVFRDRALALPPLNTTLALRMMEQTRIFTALQGVRGRAAVDIDALEQLLVRFGQLVVEQPAVCEIDINPLLASPERLLALDARVVLHPREVSDERLPRPAIRPYPSQYVAPWRMSDGTEVVIRPIRPEDEPLMVWFHQTLSERSVYLRYFQQLQLSQRVSHERLTRICFVDYDREMALVAEKRDGHNGQPEIIAVGRLSKLHLAEEGEVAFLVSDVYQQHGLGSELLRRLIQVGRDEKLRRIRAYMLPENRAMQHVCEKLGFRMQPDPEEPLVVGELDL, from the coding sequence ATGAAACCTGTGGCCGCACTCACTTCGGATCCCGCCTACGACGTGCTGCGCGCCGAGCGCCAGCCGCTGGACGCCATCTTTGCGCCCCGTTCGGTGGCCGTGATCGGCGCTACCGAGCGAGCGGGGAGCGTGGGCCGCAGCATTCTCTGGAACCTGCTCAGCAGCCCGTTCGGCGGCACGGTGTTTCCTGTGAATCCCGCGCGCGCCAGCGTGCTGGGCATCAAGGCGTACCCGGCCATCGGCGCGGTGCCGGAGAAAGTGGACCTGGCGGTGGTGGTGACGCCGGCCGTCACCGTGCCCGGCGTCATCGGCGAGTGCGTGGCCGCCGGCGTGCGCGGCGCCATCATCATCTCCGCCGGTTTCAAGGAAATCGGCGAGAAGGGCGTGGAACTGGAACGGCAGGTGCTCGAGCAGGCGCGTCGCGGACGCCTGCGCATCATCGGCCCCAACTGCCTCGGCCTGATGAGTCCCTACTCCGGCCTCAACGCCACCTTCGCGCACAGCATGGCGCGTCCCGGCAAAGTGGCCTTCATCAGCCAGAGCGGGGCGCTCTGCACCGCCATCCTCGACTGGAGCCTGAAGGAGATGGTGGGCTTCAGCGCCTTTGTTTCCGTGGGCTCGATGCTCGATGTGGGCTGGGGCGACCTCATCTACTACCTCGGGGACGACGTGCGCACCGAAAGCATCGTCCTTTATATGGAATCGATCGGCGATGCGCGGGCTTTTCTCTCCGCCGCGCGCGAGGTTGCGCTCTCCAAGCCCATCATCGTCATCAAGGCGGGACGCACCGAGCAGGCCGCGCGCGCCGCAGCGTCCCACACCGGCGCCCTCACCGGCAGCGACGAAGTGCTGGACGCCGCCTTCCGCCGCTCCGGCGTCTTGCGCGTGCGCAGCATCGCGGACCTCTTCTACATGGCGGAGGTGCTTTCCAAGCAGCCGCGTCCCCGCGGACCGCGCCTGGCCATCGTGTCGAACGCAGGCGGCCCCGCCGTGCTGGCGACTGACGCGCTCATCGACGGCGGCGGAGAGCTGGCGCCGCTGGCGCCGGAAACCGTGAAGGCCCTGAACGAATTCCTTCCGCCGCACTGGAGCCGCAACAACCCTATCGACATCCTGGGTGACGCCGACGCGCCGCGTTACGCACGCGCGCTGGAGGTTGTCTCTCGCGATCCCAACACCGACGGCATGCTGGTGGTGATGGCCCCGCAGGCCATGACCGATCCCACTGGGGTGGCCGAACTGCTGCGCCCGCTCGCCTCTTCCACCGGCAAGCCGGTGCTGGCGAGCTGGATGGGCGGCGTTGAGGTCTCGGGCGGCGAAGCCATCTTGAATCGTTCCGGCATTCCCACCTTTCCGTATCCGGATACGGCGGCGCGCGCCTTCAACTACATGTGGCGCTACAGCTACAACCTGCGCGGACTGTACGAGACACCCGTGCTGCGCGCCGAATCGGGCTCGGCGCCCGACCGCGCGCGCGCGACGGAGATCATCGCGGCCGCGCGCCGCGCCGGACGCACGCTGCTCACGGAGTTTGAGTCCAAGCAGGTCCTGGCCGCCTACGGCATTCCGACAGTGGAGACGCGCGTGGCGCGTTCGCTGCAGGAAGCCCGGGAACAGGCCGAGGCGCTCGGGTATCCGGTGGTCGTCAAGCTGCATTCGGAAACCATCACACACAAGACCGACGTAGGCGGCGTGCGGCTGAACCTGGACAACGGTGAAGCGGTCGAGCGTGCCTGGCGCGAGATCGAGTCTGCGGTGCGCCAGAAGACTGGCGACGGACACTTCCTGGGCGTCACCGTGCAGCCCATGGTGCGCATCGACGGATACGAGCTCATCCTGGGCTCAAGCCTAGATCCGCAGTTCGGTCCGGTCTTGCTGTTCGGCGCCGGAGGCCAACTGGTGGAAGTGTTCCGCGACCGCGCCCTCGCCCTGCCTCCGCTCAACACCACGCTGGCCCTGCGCATGATGGAACAGACCAGGATCTTCACCGCGCTCCAGGGTGTGCGCGGGCGCGCCGCCGTGGACATCGATGCCCTCGAACAACTGCTGGTGCGCTTCGGGCAACTGGTGGTGGAGCAGCCCGCCGTCTGCGAGATCGACATCAACCCGCTGCTGGCCTCCCCCGAGCGCCTGCTGGCTCTGGATGCGCGCGTCGTGCTGCATCCCCGCGAGGTGAGCGACGAGCGGCTGCCGCGTCCGGCCATCCGTCCGTACCCCTCGCAGTACGTGGCGCCGTGGAGGATGAGCGACGGCACCGAGGTCGTCATCCGCCCCATCCGTCCCGAGGACGAGCCGCTCATGGTCTGGTTCCATCAGACGCTCTCCGAACGCAGCGTCTACCTGCGCTACTTCCAGCAGTTGCAACTGTCGCAGCGTGTGTCACACGAGCGGCTGACGCGCATCTGCTTTGTGGACTACGACCGCGAGATGGCGCTGGTGGCGGAGAAACGGGATGGTCACAACGGCCAGCCGGAGATCATCGCCGTCGGCCGCCTGAGCAAGTTGCATCTCGCCGAGGAAGGCGAGGTCGCCTTCCTGGTCAGCGACGTCTACCAGCAGCACGGCCTGGGCAGCGAATTGCTGCGACGGCTCATCCAGGTGGGGCGCGACGAAAAGCTGCGCCGCATCCGCGCCTATATGCTGCCCGAGAACCGCGCCATGCAGCACGTTTGCGAGAAGCTCGGCTTTCGCATGCAGCCCGATCCCGAGGAACCCCTGGTCGTGGGCGAACTCGACCTCTGA
- a CDS encoding DmsE family decaheme c-type cytochrome translates to MRPSQAVRIALLSSLALAFVGWSTALAPSPAIIPTAAAQTAAAGGTQDSAASGQQAAAQPEGDYVGTETCITCHEDQQNRFKHTIMGKIMARPRTALEKQGCESCHGPGKAHVEAGGGKDTIPIRFGADSKNSIEEQNSVCLACHERGNRLFWKGSPHESRAMACVDCHQVKQQIQRSLSEEARYIAPLTEFTGLKKTQPELCLDCHQMRRAQLQRSSHMPYREGKVTCTSCHNPHGSPHPKQLLQATTNENCLSCHTERRGPFLWEHPPVMENCANCHEAHGSSNAQLLKVRMPRICDSCHVASRHPSTPQPLNSVRNFNRGCTNCHSTIHGSNHPSGNFFLR, encoded by the coding sequence ATGCGCCCTTCGCAAGCTGTAAGAATCGCACTCCTCAGCAGCCTTGCTCTCGCCTTCGTCGGCTGGTCCACCGCTCTCGCCCCGTCGCCCGCGATCATTCCGACTGCCGCAGCCCAGACGGCTGCCGCAGGCGGGACGCAGGATTCGGCTGCGTCCGGCCAGCAGGCCGCGGCCCAGCCGGAAGGGGATTACGTTGGCACCGAGACCTGCATCACCTGCCACGAGGACCAGCAGAACCGCTTCAAGCACACCATCATGGGCAAGATCATGGCCCGGCCCAGGACCGCGCTGGAAAAACAGGGCTGCGAATCCTGTCACGGCCCGGGCAAGGCTCACGTCGAAGCCGGCGGGGGCAAGGACACCATCCCTATCCGCTTCGGTGCTGACTCCAAGAACTCCATCGAGGAGCAGAACTCCGTCTGCCTGGCCTGCCACGAGCGGGGCAATCGCCTCTTCTGGAAGGGCAGTCCGCATGAGTCCCGCGCCATGGCCTGCGTGGATTGTCACCAGGTGAAGCAGCAGATTCAGCGGTCGCTGTCGGAGGAGGCCCGCTATATCGCTCCCCTCACCGAGTTCACCGGTCTGAAGAAGACGCAGCCGGAACTCTGCCTGGACTGCCACCAGATGCGCCGCGCACAGTTGCAGCGCTCTTCGCACATGCCCTATCGCGAAGGCAAGGTGACCTGCACCAGTTGCCACAATCCGCACGGCAGCCCGCACCCCAAGCAGTTGTTGCAAGCCACCACCAACGAGAACTGCCTGAGCTGCCACACCGAGCGGCGCGGGCCTTTCCTCTGGGAGCATCCCCCGGTGATGGAAAATTGCGCCAACTGCCATGAGGCGCATGGCAGCAGCAACGCGCAGTTGCTGAAGGTGCGCATGCCGCGCATCTGCGACTCCTGCCACGTCGCCAGCCGGCACCCCAGCACGCCGCAACCTCTCAACTCCGTCAGGAACTTCAACCGGGGCTGCACGAACTGCCACTCCACAATTCACGGTTCGAACCACCCCTCGGGGAATTTTTTCCTGCGCTAG